The Panicum hallii strain FIL2 chromosome 5, PHallii_v3.1, whole genome shotgun sequence genome contains the following window.
AAAAAAACTATATAAATCAACTATGTAAAACTGATGTTACTAAGTCCACCATGAAAAATATTTCAATAAATGTAACTCTTCAAATAATATATCTCCATGGATATAGCTTGCCAAAGTAAGGTAATGAAAGATCGTGTGTCAAAACCAGGCGAGCCACAGATATGCAGATTTCTAATAAAGAGTTACGTGTGGACCATATCATATTTAATTTCTTTCTAATATCTTTTTTTTCTGGATGATGGTCTATCTTCTAATATCTATAGATGATGTATATCTGCCGTTCTTAGCTTCTTGTAGCTGCTGATAGCCATTTCTGAACATCTTTTTTATTCTGGCGCACGTATTACTCATTTGGTCAACTTCTACcgcttcttttttttccctcaTTTGGTCAACTTTGACCTCGATCAAATGCTGCGTGCACACATTCGCAGGCGGCGTTGGACGCGGATAGGGGGGGCCGCTAGATCAACGGCAGGGTTGGTGGCAAATGGGGACCCGTGATTCCCGATGTGCTATCTAGTACGGGAAAACGGTTGTGTTGCCGGCCGGATCCCCTCAGGATATTCCGAATTTACTATGAACGCAGAAACTGGCCGCTACGAGCTTCGAAAATTTTGGTGGTGAACAAGAATGCAAGATATATTTCTTTACTCCATTCTACAGTGCATACCTTGGGGGACTGGTGGGCCTTGAGCGGCTCGAACGTCTCCGGCTTCTTGCTGCCGATCGACAGGGAGACGGGTCGTCAAAGAGTCAATTCACTTCACATCGAGCAGGAGGCTTGGGAGAATAGAGAGTAGCTTGGATCACTTACTCGTAGACATCGGCCTTGAACTGCTCGAACCCGGTCTTCAAGCGCTCGACGGCGTCCGCCATGGCCTCCTGCAAGAGCCACAGATCATGTCGTCAACACAGCTGTGCCGTCCGTCCACAACAAGATCACCAGATGCGTCATGCAGATTTctcggggtgggggggggggggggagtcaTGCGAATTGCGAGCGACGAGTCTAGAAAGGGAAAGAAGATGGGTTGAAGCATGGAggatggaggaggagggggctgaCCTTTGGGCTGCAGAGGAGAGCAGGTGGTGAACTGTGGAAGGATTGACGAAGACTGTGGAAGGCTTTGCTTCGCTGTAGAGCTGCCCCGTCCATGCCTCCCCGGGGGACCTTTTTTATAGGAGGGGGGAGGCACGGGAAGCAGCGGCTCGCCTTCTTTTCCTGCCCCCCCGGTCGTGCAGCTGGACGGATGGACGCGGGGAACGGCGAACCGGTCCAGCACGAGACGTGTCATCGTGCGGGACGGGGTACACCACTAACCCACCGAGCTTCCAAAGGTCCATCCTGCAGGCCGCCTTCGCCTTGACCTCCGGCTGgccgcggccgggcaggcgtgGCGCCGGGCTTGGGGTGCCGTCCTTCCCCGGGGAAACGAGGAGGACGATGGAGAGGCTGGAGCCGGATGGGCTGAACGCCGCGGTGGACACGGCTCACGACGCGTGGCGCCCTGCCGGTTTAGCGGAGCCGGAGAAAACGAGGGGGCGCGGTGTGAAGACCCAAGAGGTAAATACTTAATTTTATTTATTAACTAATCCACTAATTAGTAATTTTGAAGAACATAAGTATTAAAAATCCATGAGAGAAATTGGATCTCGTAACTGATCATCAAATTACCTCACCCCCTTCTCATTTCTCAAATATTCTAGcacatatatatagatatatatttATCTTTATCCATTATAGAATTTAGTTAGAAATTAATCTATGCACTCTTCATCGTCGTTGATAGTTTTCTTTTTGCATGGCATCTGCATCtgggtttgacatttttctaacTAAATTCTTAGTTTGGGCTATGTGTTTAACATGGAAATTGGTGCTATCATAGCTTCCTGCATATACAGGGGTGGATCCGACCCACTTGGTGCTGTTACTTGATAGCAATGGATTTTTAAAATCCAAGGCTAAAGTTATCTTGATATTAGAGAAAATCATATCGTAAATTTGACACTAGTGACATCAATGGTTCTCTATTCTAGATTACCGCCTATGTAGATATGTATACATGGTCTAAACCGTAAGTTAGTATCTTTATAACAGAAATAAATAATTTAGAATTTTTTATTGGTGTGCACTGGGATACTTTTTTATAATGATAGATGCAGTTAATCAAGAAGCCAATTTAGGGattattttcaattgtttttagtaaTAGCACATATGGATAATTTATATATATAGATTTAGGATGTTACTTTATTAGAtgatttttatactaaaatggCAGCGACGGGCTACTTTTTATGCATGTCCATGAAGCATACAACCAAGAAAATGTTGTAATGAAACTGAGATCTTAGTAAACCTTGTGCTTTTCACGAGCATACAACCTTGCAATTTCTCATATTAATACTAAGGTACATATCTGTCTGGTGTATACGAGAGGGGGGAAAAAAAGAATGTGCAACCAAAGCAGAGACAAAAAGAACATGAGCAACCATTTAGAGATCTACTGGAAGGAACAGAGAGCAAGCAACCAAACTTTACTTCTGGTTTAAAGCGTGTGATCAATGTGGATTATTACTGTTGATTTTTCTAGCTTATTAGCATGCACTGTAGCACGCAAAAGCACATAGGCAtaaagacccccccccccctctgttGAGTGCAAGATTTTCAGAAAGTTTAGGGGTCAACTTTCTTAATCTTTTTTTGTGAAGACAGCTTTGTAGTACAAAATCATTCATGTCTCACATAAAAATGGTAGCACCAGCATTtcagggagagagagagagagagaaggggcaTCAAGATGTAGTAGAAAGGTAAAGTATGCATGATAGTATTATGAAAAAGGCTTATACAGCTGATGTCTCTTGACCACAAAAGCGGTCTAATTACGCACCATATATATTACATATAAGCTCCACCTTAGAAATTAAAGCAGTAGAAGCTGCTATTGCTTATTACATTCACAGATAGGACGATCCGGTTTGTAGCTGTCGAAATAGGAGGTAAGTCCTCCACGCGTTGACATCGACCGGGTGCATATACGTCGGTATGTATGTATCTGATGTAGTAGGAGTTTGCGGCCTATTTCTCCCATGTGTCGAAGATTCCGTTCACGAAGTCGTAGCGGGCACCGACCAGCTTGAGGGTCCCGTTGGCCACGCCTTCCTTGACCCAGGGGTAGGTCAAGAGGTTCAAAAGGGACACGTTCACGGCCTCCTGCAGAAACATTCAGAAATGCAGGATCCTCTCATGAGCAAACCAATTCGATCTTTATGAAATCACGCGCGTATGGGCAGCGGGTAACCAAAGATCGCCATGGCAACCAGGTCGTAGCCCGTGCGTACCTTCTCCAAGATGGAGCACTGGTCATCAAACGGAACCGTGGGGTGCTGGCTCAGCACCTTCTTCTTGGCCAGGAAGCCGATCCTGACCCAGTCCTCGACGAAGTGGCTGGGCGCGTCGCCAAACAAACAAAGAACATCCTCGAGTCAGAGACATGATGCTGCAGGGGTAGCAGGCTCCTCCCATCTAAAACTTTGTTCCACCGTGACTTACAAGGTGTCGGGTGCGCCGTCCTGGAGGGAGAGGAGCGCCTTGATGCCACCACAGCGGCTGTGGCCAATCACGGTGAGGACCTCCACCTTGAGGGCGCAGACGGCGTACTCGATGGCGGACCCAATACCGGTGTACTTGTTCTGCAGTTCACGAAGCAAAAGCAACCGAGTCAGCGGTCAACACCCCACCAGCAAAGAAAGATCACCGGCCATGCGCCAGGCCAGCCGGTACGCGTACCTTGTCATAGGGCGGGACCATCGCGGCGATGTTGCGGACGGTGAAGGCCTCGCCGGGCTGCAGGCCCAGGGTCACCGACGGGCAGCAGCGGGAGTCGGAGCAGGCGAACACCATGTACTGCAGCACATAGCATGAGCGAAAAAAGGGGGAAATCAGAATCATCAACAAAAATGGGGAAAAATCTGTGTCAGGTCAGCGATAAGAGCACGCGAGCATTTCGCGCCCCCACCACACGGCTCTTATCGATAAGCAGGTAGGCAGATCGGCGCTGATCGGTGGAGTGCAGGATTCGGGTGGCCCTTGTGGATGTGCGTGCAAGCGAGTACCCCCGCCGCTCGAAAAAGGCTGCCACTTTTGACCCGCCTCTGCCCGTCTCTGTTCCGATCCACTTTCTACCACCGGAGCCGCCGCTCCGTTGGCGAGGAAGCCAAGCTGCAGGAAGGTTCCCCGCTGGGAGCGGCAAGGATACTCTGCGCGGGCTTTGCTGTGGCCCCATGGGTGGCGACCAACGGGCAACAAACACTAGCGTTGCCATTACCGGCAGGCAAGGACGTAATATTTCTGGACGCAAAGGCGAGACCCGTATGCACGAACCCAGAAGGATTCTGAGGGAAAAGCCGAGAGCCAAACTGCCAAATCCGGCATCCGCACTGCCGATTAAGCTTGGTGACaagagcagcaggaggaggctAGCTAATGGGCTACTATAGTGCGCGAGGATCATGGATCACTTTGTTCCCATTACGACAGCAATCGGCATGGACGGCCGGCCGGACACCAGGGTATGTAGGAAAGGGAACCTTGTTCCGGCTTGCATAAGCTCACGCTGGAGGCCAGGACTTGGAAAAGGGGCTCGAGGCTAAAAGGCGATTACGACGCGTAGCGTGATGCAATCACCTTCAGCGACGGCATACACTACGTTGATAGTATGAGCATATCTCCAGGATCAGCATGCATGGCCAGGGAGATAAGGATGCGAGTAGACAATGTTCTGAACGCTAAAGCAACAGGCCCCGTCCAACACTTATGTGGCTAACTTTTGCACGGGCCTGGCTGGGAGGAGAGGACAGAGGACACGTCCAAACCAACTACCACCCCTAGCTAGCTACGCTGATTGTGCCGGTGAAGGAAGAATTCCGTGAGGGACCATTGTTCAACAGGACCGGTTGATGCATGGTAGGGCCTTGTGCCCAGTCATGGCTGGACCACACGTCCAGCCGTGGAATGATGGCATGCTGGTTGGTGATACACGCCTCGCTACCCCTTTTGGTGTATATGGTATGTATGTGCAGCGTTCAAATGTAATGATGATGGACCGGACCATGGAGAGATGCAGGAAATTCTTTGGGATTCAACACGGCTTAGGTGGTGGTAACTCTTTGTTTTCCACGGACCGATTAAGCAGCCAAGCTAGACCACCCTTTTCTTTTCAAGGAAAATCAGCAGACTACTTGCTTGTGCCTGGAACCAGCCAACTACAGCACGCTGCATGGAGTGAATCGGCGCATGGGATCGATGCCAGCCTGGAACCCCCCAGAAAGAAAACAATAAAACTCTGTACTTGCGAGATTCTGCCACCAGGTAAATACCTAGGAACGGGAAGGAAGTAGGATTATATATCtctatacacacacacacacacacacacacacacaatatCCACCACCCCAGCTAGCCAGAAAAGTGAGCGTATATAGGGACGGCGACATCTCAACAGTTCACACGCAGGCCAAAACGCCCCAACCGCCAACATGGCTCGCACATGGGAATGCACTCGCGCCGCGCATGTTCGTGGCCGGGGGGAGCTCGTATCCACTAGCGATTTCTCTGCACAGTTTCGGCTTCAGATTTCCCCAGCTGACTGATCACGGGCCAACTGGCCGCTAATGGCGACAAGCTGTCCCCATCAGTCTTAAGCCACGCAATCAAGGACAAGCTGCGTGCTCCCCTTTGTCTACCACGACCTCTTTGACCTCGGCCCCGGCGCAAATGCCTGCACCCAGGGATGCCAAATGAAACAGTAACGGAATGGCAGGGGCAGCACAGCAGCAGGTGCCAACGGGAATGCAGGGATCCTGGTGATGAACACGACGAGCTAGCTGGTACCAGCAGCGACACTGTTCTGGCTTGGCTTCTACTACCTGGACGGATGGGGAACCGCCGGCAAGTACCACCAAATCTGTGGACCAGCAACGTCAGGCGTTGCCCGGACCCCCACGGAAACCCCGAGCTCCTGAACGCGGTTTGCCTAAATTAAGCTTCCCAGCATTTGTGCCGAGGAGCCGGGCGGGCGGACGGCCGGAGTGGATGCAGACAAAAATCTTAGCAGTCTAGTACAAGGGTGATGGGACGGGATTGGATAGGAGGAGAACATACCTTGGGGGCCTGGCCGGCCTTGAGCGGCTCGAACAGCTCCGGCTTCTTGCTGCAGAGAGGGAATTCACACGGGCACAGGGTTAGTTGGAGCTCccgagaaaaaaaaaatccccaAAGAAATCAAGCGCCATGGAAGCTGGAATCGAGCGCCGGCGGGTGCTGCATCGAGTGGAGCGGACGACTTACTCATAGACCTCGGTCTTGAACTTCTCGAACCCGCTCTTCAAGCGCTCGACGGGGTCCATGCCCTGCAACAGCGAGAAAGACCAACCACAAACCGTCAGCTCGCCGTCCCCAGAAAGGACCAAATTGTGTGCTCTTGATGCAGCATGAGAGACAGAGTGGGCAGGGGACAAGAGCTTGCCGCAAGAAAGCATGCACAAAGGTGATCTGAAGGGGATGCAGGGATCTGCTTTGCTACTGAGCGATGGGGGCAGGGGACGAAAGGAAgacggacggacggacggacggGTGGACGGAGATTACTgtgggaggaagaaggaaggagggagggagggagggagggagggggggaACGGACCTTGGAGGGAGGATGTGGAGAGTGGGTGGGCTTCTTGTTCTGGAGGACCGCGGAGGAGACGGCCTCCTTCTTTTTATAGCAGGGGAGGCAAAGGCACCCGCTCATCTTCGAACGCGCGGCTTGGATGCTACTAGAGTAGGAGTACTTCGCTTCTCTCTCGTCTGACTTTTGAGCTTCTCGTTCGGCGGTTTACTAGCAACATGACACGTGGAATAATGGcgtgagagagagaaggagaaaaTCAATACACGTAGTAGTAATGGGTGAGTGCGGTTTCTGTGGACGGGATAACACCCCAGTAGTTGCTAAAATTTTCGTCATCCATTTTTCAGGCACCCGTGAGATGTAGTATTGGCCGAGAACGTGTGCGGTTAGCTCTGCTATTTTGAGTTCAGCCGGTTAAACCCGGTGCTCTTTTTATTTGAATGGTAAACCAGGTGCTCTTgaaggagaagaaaaaaagaagtCCATTGGTACACGGAAAAGTTCAGACAGCCCGAAGCGTAGCTCAGAAGATGAGGCCAGAAGTAAACGGGTCGGCGTAAGCTGCTGAGGCGAAGGCTGGAAGGACCAACTTACCGTGACCATGACACTATTACTGACGATGCGCGAGGCACCGCCGGGTACGGACAGCGAGAGCACAAGTGGCCGGCCCGGCCATCTGCCGCCGGCCAGGTTGCTTGCGCCTTTCCTTTTTGCTGCTCCCTGCCTCCCGAGTCCCCACCCCCCCGATCGAGAAACGTTTCCCCAGGGGGTTATTCCCAGATCCAAGGAATCTCGATGCCCACTCGTCCAGATCTGGTCTGCCCACAGGGCTGCTGTTCTCTACTTCCCCAATCCCCATGGGTTCTAAACTTCTACCAGAGGTCGTCCTTCTAGCTCGTGGCAATGGGAACCCACCGCCGGACGACGGGGGCGGCCACCAATGGCACGGCCGGCCTCGCGATCCAACCTTCCTTATCGGCGCGCCTAAACTACTCCCTTCGCAACCGCCGGGGCCACAGACCCGGCCAGCGCCTCACCTCCTAAATTATTGGAGGCTCCTGCGGTCGAGCTCAGCTCATCGAGAGCTTGTCCCCCTGATGCCCCCTCCTAACCATCCAACCCAAGCGACCTCTCCTCTTATTGGGGGCTCCTTTTACTGTTTGTACTTCCCGCAAATCTAGTGCGTATCTAATGGCAGCTACAGGTTTCTGCACCGCACCACCGGCCAGAGCCAGAGAGTCATGGTGCGTGCGATCGATGTCAACGCTGTCCGCATCGCATCGCATCGCATCAGCGTGGTGACGTGGTAGCAACGAAAATCTAGCTAGACTCCTCGTACTGCTAGCCAGCGCTGACAAGTCTGGCTACCAGTTCACCACAGAGCGAGAACCACAACTTTTTTCCCCTGGTTCCATATGTACTTATTAAAGTTGTTTTTTTTTGGAAGTTGCAAGTAGCTAGTAATCTCGTGCTAGTTCGTTCGTTGCTctggccaaaaaaaaaaaaaactcaacGGTGAGCAAAAGCAAAAGGCGGGAATTCATCGGCGTTAAAGGGAAAAGGCTGACGTTGATGGGGGCTTAACCGACTGATGGTCGGTTATTGGATTACTGGATGCGTTATGGACCAAACGGAACTGAAAAGCCAGGAGACGGATGCGGGGCTAGCTAGCTCTTGACACCTTCTAATCTGTGCGGTAGCTATCATGCAAGGAGAGTCCATGGCGACCCTACTCCACCTTATCGCTTGTTTTATAATTAGGTGGAAAAAGGCCGAGCCACGCTCGACGTCGCTAAGCAAGTGTACTTGGAACTTTTGGGGAATTCTAATCTATCCTATCGATCGAAAGCATCTGCTAGTTGCTGCCTTTAAACTGGCACTATCATTGGCCACCTCTTTGGAAGCCCCTCCCTCCACGAATATTCTATGGCAGGTGGTTGACATGCATGTTGCTAGTACTAATAACAGATGGAAGAATGGTTATTAAATTACTAGTAGTATATACTATGCAATGATTGGTCATGGTCCAAAAGAAGTGGAGAAGAAGATGAGGCTATGGTCTGCCGCATTTGCGGACTCGGCCTTGGCATTAGCTCTTGGAGCAGATTAAGGAACAGTGCGGCGCCTCCATGTTCTCAGGGGACGcgtagtttttttttaaaaaaaaaatctaatgCATTTGTGGCAAGGTGGTGCATCATTAGTTGACCCGACCGTGTTGCGTTGTACCCTTGCGTGGCACTTGgattttgtttctttttcagAAACCCCTGGTCAGTACCAGCAGCTACCTCCTAGATTATGGGAAGGaagttttttctttttcttttttttttgcttttgcgGTGGTGCATTCCGTTCGTCTTGCCGGAGCCGGAAATAGCAAGGGCAAGCACATGTGCCAACTTGTTAGTTACCGAAAAGAGATGCATGGAAGCAGTGTGGGTAtcgacatgcatgcatgcagaggTAATAGTACACAATGTGCTCGGTGCGGTGTGCCATGCATGCGTGCGTGCGCACGTACCACGATGGCGGAGGGGGCGGCGAAGACGGGCGCGCTCATGATGAGCctggggcgggcggaggcggggaTGCCGGACTTGGACGGCGCGGGGGTGCCGAGGCCGGCGACGATGCTCgatgcggcggtggaggcgcgCACGGCCAAGGTAAGCATATGTGGGGGTGCTCCCTTGGTTGGTGCCGCCTCCCTGCGCGCGCCCCCAAGAAATAGCTGCGCCGCGACCGCGTGCCGACAACAAACCGCCGGACGcgagcggcgccggcgtgcggcccggctGGGCCGGTGGATCCGGGCCACTCGGCGCCTCATCCGCCAGCAGCGCGCCACCCGGCCTCCCCACCACCCCCTGCCGGGGATGGAGGGATAGGACTCGGGTCGGGATAACGCGCCGCGGCACCGTGTGGCGGACGGGCGCGCGCCCCCGGATGGCTTGGCACGCCCGCGCCCTGGGCCACACGAGCGCGGCCGGGGGGACGGACGCGAAAACGAAGGGCCCTTCGTTCCGATGCGCGGCGTCGAGAAACGCCAGCTGCTGCGCGGTCGTGGTGGATGGGGATGTGATTGGATGCTGCTGCGAGCGGCGATGGGGGGCGTTGGGCCGGTGTGGGCTGCTGCTGGCGGGGCGCCACGCGTGTGACGGGGGTTCTCTTGGCGCCGGTGACATATCCATCGGAATTATGGTGTGGCTGCCCTTCATTAATCACCGGGCCGAAATGGATGGTTCGGTGGTTATTAGGTGATGTCAGGTCAGGGGACTGAGCGCGTGATCTTGGTTGGAGTGGCAGGCAGCACGTGATGGGGGTTGAGACACGTCGGCGAAACGTTAGTTGTCTGGTGGAGAACTCATAAGTTTTTCTtttaaaagaaaagaagaagaagaagaacaacaACAACATGTGCACATCATTGCTCACCGAGCGATACTAGCTCTTGGCTTCAGAGACTTGTGTTGAGCTCAGGGCCTGCTGGAGGATAATAGTGGCATAGCTTTCGGCCCATCGAGCTGGTTGTGCGCGGCATGAAGCCTGCCACGGCCCATCCTTGTTCAGTTTGTTTTCCGGCAGCCTGGCCCGAGCTGGATTTGGGCCCAGGCTCCCATGCGCCCTGCTGTTCCTGTACAGCAGCAAGAAGGAAAGCATATGCCTCCTGGTTAGATAACTTCGCAGAATTGCATGCCTCCTGGTTAGAGAGAGATCAGCAGCAGTAGGAAAATGACTGACTTCGGGTTGTCTAAGAGTCACTAAGAATGTTCAGGAAATGATCGGATGTTCTTATACTGTGATTGTGTGCTCGGTAGGCGTGCTTGGACTCTTGGACCTGGCCGTCATGTTTGGCTTGGTTCTCCTCCGGTATTCTTGGATGTAAGCGTTTTCCAACCTTCCGCTCGAGAAAACAGTGGCAAATTACCTGCCTTTAGAGTTGAGAAGTCTCTTCCTCTGAACAACATCTGTGGGAGTTTCAAGTCCAGTTCAACTTTGTGGAAATTTGAACCGGTGATCTTCGCGTCTGCATCCATAGTCCGCATTCAATGATCAGGGCTGCAGCAAGACGGGGTGCAGACGCATATGCTGCTGCGCGCTGCGAAATTTTTTACAGGAATGCATACAACAGTGCCACTCTCTTGCTACAGCTACGACtactggagagagagagagagagagagagagagagagagagagagagagagagagagagagagagagagaagtgaACAGCATACTAGAATGAATCGAAGAGTTGTAAATTTACCTTTCTCCATGGCCGCCGTATCCTCTATTCCCCCGTCAAATTCTTGGACTCCGGCCGAGCCAAGCTTCGCGGATGCGTGGCTAGCTGCTCCATGCACACGCGGTCGATCCGATTACGGTGGCCGCGTGCAGCTAGCCACGAGCCATGCCGATGCCGAGTTGAGCACGGATCGAGCTGAAGCTCCATCCTGCACCGAGAGCTAGCGCACGGGCCATTACTTATGCTGCCTCTGCTGGCGCACGGAGGCGAACCGGCGGCGTGCAAGTACGTGGAAGGGTTGACACTACTAGCTTGGGCCGGCCTGTTCGCAAGCTAAAAGGATGTGCTCACTTTGGCGACACAATAGACACCCGGTAGCTTGGTGTGCAGGTCCAGACAGCGCAGGACGAGGACAACAAGACCCGGGAAAAGGGAAACGCTACAAAATTGGTGTTGTCATGCGCCTGTAGCTAGCGGTCGAGCAGCATCAGCTTTGAGTTGGCGCCCAGATATCGAATTATGATCTGCTCGTTTCGAATTCCACTTGTCCATTTCTTCATGTACACACGCGCTGTAAAGATGCCTCGCGGTATCGTGTTGATTGAACAGCGTGTCTGCTCGCTAGCATAATAGTGTAGGGCTCAATACTAGTCATTGGGCCCGTGATAGACCACCTTGCAGACGTTTCCTTTTGTTCGGGAAAGGATTCCCGCCTGCTCACTCCACCTTCGCGAAGGGGTTTCTTGTGTCCATACTCCGGTGAAAAGATTCCAAGCGCACCGGCGGTCTGACGATGGATTGGGACAGGCTTAGCGAGTACAGAAAAATCGAATTGTGAAATTAGTGAAGGGTCCTTAAACGCTTCGGAAGATAAATGTCTTCGCTCATCTCTCATCTCATAAAACTCTCGTTCCTCTCCCCTCGTAATCACCCTGCTATGTCAATAAATTTGGTGATGTGGCATAAGATTTATTGCCCACAAAACTTCACTGGTCTAGCTGGGACCAAGGTAAGCTGTGGTAGGTCTGAGCGGAAGCGAAGGCTGGCCAGAGCTTCCATAAAAACTGGGCGATTTTGGCAAAAAAAATCATGGTTTAATTAACCAGATTATATGCCATGTTCGGTTGGGTACTAGTCTTTTATTTCAAACAGACGGAAGAGGAATCTGGTTCTGTTTATCCGGCTTGTCCAAATAACATAACTATGCTGGTGATTTCCCTTTCTTGAATCTTTTTATTCTCCTCCCCTTTCCATTTTTAGAAAGTATTAAGTAAAAATTTATTCACACGGATTTAGTGGATAAATTATCATGATAACTTTTGGATGAATAGTTTAGCAGTGTTTCTCAAAAAGAAACTTATCTGGGATAACTTTTCATGTAGATTTCTTCAAAGCAAAGCTCCGTGGAAAGCTTGCTCATGCACGTTTGTCAAAAAAAAATCTTCAGACAAGTTTGCCGAAAAAAAAGCTTCCCTGGATAAGTTTTGCCGAAAGAAAAGCTTCCCTGGATAAGTTCTTTAAAAACCTTCTCAAATTACAATTTCTAACAACAAAGCTTTCTAGAGGTTTTTGAAAAGTTTTGAGGTGAAGGTCTTCTAAACACTTCATCTAGAAAATTTACAGTTGAAGGAAAGGGTGGACAGAAGCAAGAATAGGCATAAACTGCGAAAAGGACACTGTCACGCTGATGTGCATCAGTCTACAGAATTTCCACTAATGTTTCACTTTTGTTTCTCGTGAGTATAGCCAACGCAGTGAAGGCCTATAGAAGCCCAATATAGTTAAGTTCAACCCCAAGGCGGCCCAAACCAGATTGATAATTGTAGCTTCGGTTTATATAAACAGGGCCTGCTCGCGTGCTTCCAGTTTGAAATGTTCAT
Protein-coding sequences here:
- the LOC112892076 gene encoding LOW QUALITY PROTEIN: beta carbonic anhydrase 4-like (The sequence of the model RefSeq protein was modified relative to this genomic sequence to represent the inferred CDS: substituted 1 base at 1 genomic stop codon); protein product: MSGCLCLPCYKKKEAVSSAVLQNKKPTHSPHPPSKGMDPVERLKSGFEKFKTEVYDKKPELFEPLKAGQAPKYMVFACSDSRCCPSVTLGLQPGEAFTVRNIAAMVPPYDKNKYTGIGSAIEYAVCALKVEVLTVIGHSRCGGIKALLSLQDGAPDTFHFVEDWVRIGFLAKKKVLSQHPTVPFDDQCSILEKEAVNVSLLNLLTYPWVKEGVANGTLKLVGARYDFVNGIFDTWEKXAMADAVERLKTGFEQFKADVYDKKPETFEPLKAHQSPKYLVFACSDSRVCPSVTLGLQPGEAFSVRNIASMVPPYDKTRYAGVGSAIEYAVCALKVEVIVVIGHSRCGGIKALLSLKDGEPDKFHFVEEWVRIGGPAKTKVQADHASAPFEDQCSALEKEAVNVSLENLKTYPFVKEGLEKGTLKLVGGHYDFVSGKFETWDP